The following are encoded together in the Myxocyprinus asiaticus isolate MX2 ecotype Aquarium Trade chromosome 7, UBuf_Myxa_2, whole genome shotgun sequence genome:
- the LOC127444290 gene encoding wolframin-like isoform X2 yields MSEMDLSANPPSPPETLREDGATRKHLNYPVPLTKSIPEGSHCTTTAPAAGTSKLPRQRSFLAAAKQVIIQEKIRKADEQDKAEESDDADEELPFEELLEKAEAGDPKAQSRLGKYYLKLGEEKDAEVNNHTAVEWLMKAAKQGRRDAAKLLQKCWIQQKGITAENAQEARRLSSESKFEQAVRRAAMTMYWKLNPDRKKRVAMSEMLENVSQVNAVPGEPAVCGIIPTVHTQRKILESMVSSESGSQYVDVEDFVEMTKQFTEGIGCTPTLSTSGVDPKREEDTLRKSPGDGARFDMGKNELAPVSHKRLRKSSWGIGGSGMMLATRRSGAMKRALDIKAHFLGLQYPLHIIIEMKEHLIDWASRAGVQWLSTIIPTQHVNALIFFFIISNLTIDLFAFVIPLFIFYLSFTSMAICTLRVFQSSKGWDNFRALTALLTRFEPSLDMEQAETNFGWNNLEQYLYFMISVLFVIFTFPVADKGWIPCSELSTVAIFFTVLSYMSLSPSAAAYARRALIIEVASSLCALTSRLPKEMVMFRMLGNTFATIPLGESVVLELSVPCVLYIYLLFLFFSMARMRGFRGTYCFLVPYLVCFMWCEFSVVLLRNSTTIGLIRTCVAYFLFLFALPVLAMGLVAMLLIQLVKWFLELELTKMLVTLAVCAVPVTLRLWTRFSLSILKVFRSITHRGPVKLILLCITTLILLCGVYVYNAEGLKVYNSTLTWPQYGTLCGPHAWQDRGMAQTQLLCSHLEGHRVTWKGIFRRVRVAETENGAQSVISMLPVFMGDWLRCLYGEVYPKCVPRNNTSPVVNVTEGDSVLVNTTMLFLQQEEEELCRIKAFAKHQCHVKRFDSYRFEVTVGMPEDGVTKSDDPAGDIILMASHEFRQVLLNLDPGSMVEFSTKLEGKLGARLPAFELKAIHCLDCSSFLVPEGRQVKIERNWRKTMLEAIQFAFDFFFAPFLYARINV; encoded by the exons ATGA GTGAGATGGACCTCAGTGCCAACCCACCATCACCCCCAGAGACTCTCAGGGAGGATGGTGCAACCCGCAAACATCTAAACTATCCTGTTCCCCTGACCAAATCCATTCCAG AGGGTTCACATTGCACCACCACGGCACCTGCAGCGGGCACCAGTAAGCTCCCTCGTCAACGAAGCTTCTTGGCTGCAGCCAAGCAGGTGATAATACAGGAGAAAATAAGAAAGGCTGATGAGCAGGACAAAGCTGAGGAGTCTG ATGATGCTGATGAGGAGCTGCCTTTTGAGGAGCTACTGGAGAAAGCTGAGGCTGGAGACCCCAAAGCACAGAGTAGA CTTGGTAAATATTACCTTAAACTGGGAGAAGAGAAAGATGCAGAGGTAAATAACCATACAGCTGTTGAATGGCTGATGAAGGCAGCAAAGCAAGGACGGAGAGATGCAGCCAAACTACTTCAGAAGTGCTGGATCCAACAGAAAG GCATCACAGCAGAGAATGCACAAGAGGCAAGAAGGCTCTCCTCAGAGAGTAAGTTTGAACAGGCAGTGAGAAGGGCTGCAATGACGATGTACTGGAAACTCAATCCCGATAGGAAGAAGAGAGTAGCCATGTCTGAGATGCTGGAAAATGTTAGCCAGGTCAATGCTGTACCAG GTGAGCCGGCAGTATGTGGCATAATACCCACAGTACATACTCAAAGGAAAATCCTGGAAAGCATGGTGTCTAGCGAGT CTGGCTCTCAGTATGTGGATGTGGAAGATTTTGTGGAGATGACAAAACAATTTACAGAAGGCATTGGGTGCACTCCCACACTGAGCACCTCAGGTGTCGATCCAAAGAGAGAAGAGGACACATTAAGGAAAAGTCCTGGTGATGGAGCCAGATTTGATATG GGAAAAAATGAATTGGCTCCGGTCTCTCATAAGCGCCTACGAAAGTCAAGCTGGGGAATTGGAGGCAGTGGGATGATGCTGGCTACTAGACGCAGTGGTGCAATGAAGAGAGCCCTGGACATAAAAGCTCACTTCTTG GGTTTGCAGTACCCTCTCCACATCATTATAGAGATGAAGGAACATTTAATTGACTGGGCATCTCGTGCTGGTGTCCAGTGGCTGAGCACAATCATCCCTACGCAACATGTCAATGCCCTTATTTTCTTTTTCATCATCTCCAATCTCACCATTGATCTCTTTGCTTTTGTCATCCCGCTCTTCATCTTCTACCTCTCTTTTACCTCCATGGCCATCTGCACACTGAGAGTCTTCCAGAGCAGCAAAGGCTGGGACAACTTCCGTGCCTTAACTGCCCTCCTCACACGTTTTGAGCCCAGCCTGGACATGGAACAAGCGGAGACAAACTTCGGTTGGAATAACCTGGAGCAGTATCTCTACTTCATGATATCAGTGTTATTTGTGATCTTCACTTTCCCAGTAGCAGATAAAGGCTGGATCCCATGTTCAGAGCTCTCCACAGTGGCCATCTTCTTCACAGTACTGAGCTACATGAGTCTGAGCCCATCTGCGGCAGCATATGCACGAAGGGCACTGATCATCGAGGTGGCGTCATCTTTATGTGCCCTGACCAGCAGGTTGCCCAAGGAGATGGTGATGTTCAGGATGCTGGggaacacttttgcaaccatccctCTTGGAGAGTCAGTGGTGCTGGAGCTTAGTGTACCCTGTGTGCTTTACATCTACCTGCTCTTCCTGTTTTTCAG TATGGCACGTATGAGGGGATTCAGAGGGACGTACTGTTTCCTAGTGCCGTACCTGGTCTGCTTCATGTGGTGTGAGTTCTCTGTGGTTCTGCTCCGGAACTCAACCACCATTGGTCTCATTCGCACTTGTGTCGCCTACTTCCTCTTCCTGTTTGCATTACCTGTCTTGGCTATGGGTCTGGTCGCAATGCTGTTGATTCAGTTGGTTAAGTGGTTCCTGGAACTGGAGTTGACTAAAATGCTGGTAACGCTAGCAGTGTGTGCTGTGCCAGTGACACTGCGGCTTTGGACTCGATTCAGCCTCTCCATTCTCAAAGTCTTTCGCTCCATCACCCACAGAGGCCCGGTAAAACTGATCCTTCTATGCATCACTACGTTGATTTTACTCTGTGGAGTCTATGTCTATAATGCTGAAGGTCTGAAAGTTTATAACTCCACACTCACCTGGCCACAATATGGTACATTATGTGGCCCACATGCCTGGCAGGATCGTGGCATGGCTCAAACACAGCTCCTCTGCAGCCATTTGGAAGGCCATCGTGTCACCTGGAAAGGAATATTTCGTCGTGTTCGCGTAGCTGAAACAGAAAACGGAGCTCAGTCTGTTATAAGCATGCTACCAGTGTTCATGGGAGACTGGCTGCGATGTCTCTATGGTGAGGTTTACCCGAAGTGTGTACCACGGAATAATACATCTCCAGTTGTAAATGTAACGGAAGGTGACTCAGTGCTTGTCAACACCACCATGCTGTTTCTTCAACAGGAAGAGGAAGAGCTCTGTCGAATAAAAGCTTTTGCTAAACACCAATGCCATGTCAAACGCTTTGACAGTTACCGCTTTGAAGTGACGGTAGGCATGCCTGAGGATGGGGTCACGAAAAGTGACGATCCAGCAGGTGACATCATCTTGATGGCAAGTCATGAGTTTAGACAGGTGCTCCTGAACCTCGACCCAGGCAGCATGGTAGAATTCAGCACGAAGCTGGAGGGGAAGTTGGGTGCCAGGCTACCTGCATTTGAACTGAAAGCTATACACTGCCTGGACTGCAGCTCATTCCTGGTGCCTGAGGGACGACAGGTCAAGATTGAGCGCAACTGGAGAAAGACCATGCTTGAAGCAATTCAATTTGCATTTGACTTCTTCTTTGCTCCCTTCCTCTATGCTAGAATCAATGTATAA
- the LOC127444290 gene encoding wolframin-like isoform X1, producing the protein MSEMDLSANPPSPPETLREDGATRKHLNYPVPLTKSIPGTDLSETAGPTLSSSDSADQPPKLPPSATQDTTSKHTKVKTSVPLRPTPDNPTTPKSIPESFNISKTTPAMPAPTPSSSTSLTGFSSKPSAAPLILSSRSDTLTPNITISADHVSSTPLPEGSHCTTTAPAAGTSKLPRQRSFLAAAKQVIIQEKIRKADEQDKAEESDDADEELPFEELLEKAEAGDPKAQSRLGKYYLKLGEEKDAEVNNHTAVEWLMKAAKQGRRDAAKLLQKCWIQQKGITAENAQEARRLSSESKFEQAVRRAAMTMYWKLNPDRKKRVAMSEMLENVSQVNAVPGEPAVCGIIPTVHTQRKILESMVSSESGSQYVDVEDFVEMTKQFTEGIGCTPTLSTSGVDPKREEDTLRKSPGDGARFDMGKNELAPVSHKRLRKSSWGIGGSGMMLATRRSGAMKRALDIKAHFLGLQYPLHIIIEMKEHLIDWASRAGVQWLSTIIPTQHVNALIFFFIISNLTIDLFAFVIPLFIFYLSFTSMAICTLRVFQSSKGWDNFRALTALLTRFEPSLDMEQAETNFGWNNLEQYLYFMISVLFVIFTFPVADKGWIPCSELSTVAIFFTVLSYMSLSPSAAAYARRALIIEVASSLCALTSRLPKEMVMFRMLGNTFATIPLGESVVLELSVPCVLYIYLLFLFFSMARMRGFRGTYCFLVPYLVCFMWCEFSVVLLRNSTTIGLIRTCVAYFLFLFALPVLAMGLVAMLLIQLVKWFLELELTKMLVTLAVCAVPVTLRLWTRFSLSILKVFRSITHRGPVKLILLCITTLILLCGVYVYNAEGLKVYNSTLTWPQYGTLCGPHAWQDRGMAQTQLLCSHLEGHRVTWKGIFRRVRVAETENGAQSVISMLPVFMGDWLRCLYGEVYPKCVPRNNTSPVVNVTEGDSVLVNTTMLFLQQEEEELCRIKAFAKHQCHVKRFDSYRFEVTVGMPEDGVTKSDDPAGDIILMASHEFRQVLLNLDPGSMVEFSTKLEGKLGARLPAFELKAIHCLDCSSFLVPEGRQVKIERNWRKTMLEAIQFAFDFFFAPFLYARINV; encoded by the exons ATGA GTGAGATGGACCTCAGTGCCAACCCACCATCACCCCCAGAGACTCTCAGGGAGGATGGTGCAACCCGCAAACATCTAAACTATCCTGTTCCCCTGACCAAATCCATTCCAGGTACTGACCTCTCTGAGACGGCTGGTCCTACTCTTTCCAGCTCTGACAGTGCTGATCAACCACCTAAACTGCCCCCTTCTGCAACTCAAGATACTACATCAAAACACACTAAAGTTAAAACCTCTGTTCCGCTCAGACCAACACCCGATAACCCAACAACACCTAAATCTATCCCTGAATCATTTAATATTTCTAAAACTACTCCAGCTATGCCAGCTCCAACACCATCATCATCAACATCGCTGACAGGCTTTTCTTCTAAACCCTCTGCAGCACCATTAATATTATCTTCTCGCAGTGACACATTAACACCCAACATCACCATTTCTGCTGACCATGTCTCATCTACACCTCTTCCAGAGGGTTCACATTGCACCACCACGGCACCTGCAGCGGGCACCAGTAAGCTCCCTCGTCAACGAAGCTTCTTGGCTGCAGCCAAGCAGGTGATAATACAGGAGAAAATAAGAAAGGCTGATGAGCAGGACAAAGCTGAGGAGTCTG ATGATGCTGATGAGGAGCTGCCTTTTGAGGAGCTACTGGAGAAAGCTGAGGCTGGAGACCCCAAAGCACAGAGTAGA CTTGGTAAATATTACCTTAAACTGGGAGAAGAGAAAGATGCAGAGGTAAATAACCATACAGCTGTTGAATGGCTGATGAAGGCAGCAAAGCAAGGACGGAGAGATGCAGCCAAACTACTTCAGAAGTGCTGGATCCAACAGAAAG GCATCACAGCAGAGAATGCACAAGAGGCAAGAAGGCTCTCCTCAGAGAGTAAGTTTGAACAGGCAGTGAGAAGGGCTGCAATGACGATGTACTGGAAACTCAATCCCGATAGGAAGAAGAGAGTAGCCATGTCTGAGATGCTGGAAAATGTTAGCCAGGTCAATGCTGTACCAG GTGAGCCGGCAGTATGTGGCATAATACCCACAGTACATACTCAAAGGAAAATCCTGGAAAGCATGGTGTCTAGCGAGT CTGGCTCTCAGTATGTGGATGTGGAAGATTTTGTGGAGATGACAAAACAATTTACAGAAGGCATTGGGTGCACTCCCACACTGAGCACCTCAGGTGTCGATCCAAAGAGAGAAGAGGACACATTAAGGAAAAGTCCTGGTGATGGAGCCAGATTTGATATG GGAAAAAATGAATTGGCTCCGGTCTCTCATAAGCGCCTACGAAAGTCAAGCTGGGGAATTGGAGGCAGTGGGATGATGCTGGCTACTAGACGCAGTGGTGCAATGAAGAGAGCCCTGGACATAAAAGCTCACTTCTTG GGTTTGCAGTACCCTCTCCACATCATTATAGAGATGAAGGAACATTTAATTGACTGGGCATCTCGTGCTGGTGTCCAGTGGCTGAGCACAATCATCCCTACGCAACATGTCAATGCCCTTATTTTCTTTTTCATCATCTCCAATCTCACCATTGATCTCTTTGCTTTTGTCATCCCGCTCTTCATCTTCTACCTCTCTTTTACCTCCATGGCCATCTGCACACTGAGAGTCTTCCAGAGCAGCAAAGGCTGGGACAACTTCCGTGCCTTAACTGCCCTCCTCACACGTTTTGAGCCCAGCCTGGACATGGAACAAGCGGAGACAAACTTCGGTTGGAATAACCTGGAGCAGTATCTCTACTTCATGATATCAGTGTTATTTGTGATCTTCACTTTCCCAGTAGCAGATAAAGGCTGGATCCCATGTTCAGAGCTCTCCACAGTGGCCATCTTCTTCACAGTACTGAGCTACATGAGTCTGAGCCCATCTGCGGCAGCATATGCACGAAGGGCACTGATCATCGAGGTGGCGTCATCTTTATGTGCCCTGACCAGCAGGTTGCCCAAGGAGATGGTGATGTTCAGGATGCTGGggaacacttttgcaaccatccctCTTGGAGAGTCAGTGGTGCTGGAGCTTAGTGTACCCTGTGTGCTTTACATCTACCTGCTCTTCCTGTTTTTCAG TATGGCACGTATGAGGGGATTCAGAGGGACGTACTGTTTCCTAGTGCCGTACCTGGTCTGCTTCATGTGGTGTGAGTTCTCTGTGGTTCTGCTCCGGAACTCAACCACCATTGGTCTCATTCGCACTTGTGTCGCCTACTTCCTCTTCCTGTTTGCATTACCTGTCTTGGCTATGGGTCTGGTCGCAATGCTGTTGATTCAGTTGGTTAAGTGGTTCCTGGAACTGGAGTTGACTAAAATGCTGGTAACGCTAGCAGTGTGTGCTGTGCCAGTGACACTGCGGCTTTGGACTCGATTCAGCCTCTCCATTCTCAAAGTCTTTCGCTCCATCACCCACAGAGGCCCGGTAAAACTGATCCTTCTATGCATCACTACGTTGATTTTACTCTGTGGAGTCTATGTCTATAATGCTGAAGGTCTGAAAGTTTATAACTCCACACTCACCTGGCCACAATATGGTACATTATGTGGCCCACATGCCTGGCAGGATCGTGGCATGGCTCAAACACAGCTCCTCTGCAGCCATTTGGAAGGCCATCGTGTCACCTGGAAAGGAATATTTCGTCGTGTTCGCGTAGCTGAAACAGAAAACGGAGCTCAGTCTGTTATAAGCATGCTACCAGTGTTCATGGGAGACTGGCTGCGATGTCTCTATGGTGAGGTTTACCCGAAGTGTGTACCACGGAATAATACATCTCCAGTTGTAAATGTAACGGAAGGTGACTCAGTGCTTGTCAACACCACCATGCTGTTTCTTCAACAGGAAGAGGAAGAGCTCTGTCGAATAAAAGCTTTTGCTAAACACCAATGCCATGTCAAACGCTTTGACAGTTACCGCTTTGAAGTGACGGTAGGCATGCCTGAGGATGGGGTCACGAAAAGTGACGATCCAGCAGGTGACATCATCTTGATGGCAAGTCATGAGTTTAGACAGGTGCTCCTGAACCTCGACCCAGGCAGCATGGTAGAATTCAGCACGAAGCTGGAGGGGAAGTTGGGTGCCAGGCTACCTGCATTTGAACTGAAAGCTATACACTGCCTGGACTGCAGCTCATTCCTGGTGCCTGAGGGACGACAGGTCAAGATTGAGCGCAACTGGAGAAAGACCATGCTTGAAGCAATTCAATTTGCATTTGACTTCTTCTTTGCTCCCTTCCTCTATGCTAGAATCAATGTATAA
- the LOC127444291 gene encoding serine/threonine-protein phosphatase 2A 55 kDa regulatory subunit B gamma isoform-like, which translates to MGEDGESSKINHSFLRDYVTEADVISTVEFNQTGDLLATGDKGGRVVIFQRETESKGESEELGESGEYNVYSTFQSHEPDFDYLKSLEIEEKINKIRWLPQQNAAHFLLSTNDKTIKLWKVSERDKRPEGYNLKDEEGRIKDISTVTSLRVPVLKPTDLMVEVRPRRIFANGHTYHVNSISVNSDGETYLSADDLRINMWHLDITDRSFNILDIKPANMEDLTEVITAAEFHPHHCHLFVYSSSKGTLRLCDMRESALCDKHSKIFEEPEDPGNRSFFSEIISSVSDVKFSHSGRYLLTRDYLTVKVWDLHMEKGPVETYQVHEYLRSKLCSLYENDCIFDKFECVWNSTDSVIMTGAYNSFFRMFDRETGRGVTLEAWRESSKPRAVLRTRRIYTGGRRRRGDVGVDSLDFSKKILHMAWHPAENIIAIAATNNLYIFQDRVNPENQ; encoded by the exons ATGGGTGAGGACGGCGAGAGCTCCAAAATCAATCACAGCTTCCTCCGAGACTATGTCACTGAag cTGATGTCATTTCTACAGTTGAGTTTAACCAGACTGGGGATCTGCTGGCCACAGGGGATAAGGGAGGGAGAGTGGTCATCTTCCAGCGAGAGACAGAG TCTAAAGGTGAATCTGAGGAGCTGGGTGAATCAGGTGAGTATAATGTCTACAGTACGTTCCAGAGTCATGAACCAGACTTCGACTATCTGAAGAGTTTAGAGATTGAAGAGAAGATCAACAAGATCCGATGGCTGCCACAGCAAAATGCTGCCCACTTTCTCCTCTCAACCAATG ATAAAACAATAAAGCTATGGAAGGTGAGCGAGAGAGACAAGCGACCAGAGGGCTACAATCTGAAAGACGAAGAAGGGAGAATAAAGGACATTTCCACCGTGACCTCATTACGG GTGCCAGTCTTGAAGCCCACTGACCTGATGGTTGAGGTGCGGCCCAGGAGAATCTTTGCTAATGGCCACACCTACCACGTTAATTCTATCTCAGTCAATAGCGATGGGGAGACCTATCTGTCTGCAGATGATCTCAGAATCAACATGTGGCACCtggacatcacagacagaagctTCA ATATTTTGGACATTAAGCCAGCCAATATGGAGGACCTGACAGAGGTTATAACGGCAGCAGAGTTCCACCCGCACCACTGTCACTTGTTTGTTTACAGCAGCAGTAAGGGCACGCTACGCCTCTGTGACATGAGAGAGTCTGCACTCTGTGACAAGCACTCCAAAA TCTTTGAGGAGCCAGAGGACCCAGGCAATCGTTCTTTCTTCTCTGAGATCATTTCATCGGTTTCTGATGTCAAGTTCAGCCATAGTGGACGATATCTGCTCACCAGAGACTACTTAACTGTAAAGGTATGGGACCTCCATATGGAGAAGGGCCCAGTGGAGACCTACCAG GTTCATGAGTATCTAAGAAGTAAGCTTTGCTCTCTGTATGAAAACGACTGCATCTTCGACAAGTTTGAGTGTGTCTGGAATAGTACAGACAG TGTAATCATGACAGGAGCGTATAACAGTTTTTTCCGGATGTTTGATCGAGAGACCGGTCGTGGTGTGACCCTCGAGGCGTGGCGCGAGAGCAGTAAACCGCGAGCCGTGCTGCGGACTCGCCGCATTTACACCGGGGGGCGTCGGCGCCGGGGCGATGTGGGCGTTGACAGTCTGGACTTCAGTAAAAAGATTCTGCACATGGCTTGGCACCCGGCCGAAAACATCATCGCCATAGCAGCCACTAACAACCTCTATATCTTTCAGGACAGGGTCAACCCAGAAAACCAGTGA